A single genomic interval of Sphingobacteriales bacterium harbors:
- a CDS encoding TonB-dependent receptor — protein MKNLSLSLLITLLTSTLYAQNMGTINGVVKDKNTQEELIGVVLRFTGKDTINTITNENGSFSIQLPVGKYNLETSYIGYSPSTIYNINLSSGNAQVLQIELDEKSQELQEVVINAGKTVRATDMITPLATQRLTAEEIKVNPGGNFDVSKVIQVLPGVAGGTTPNRNDIIVRGGGPSENVYYLDGIEIPVLNHFQTQGASGGATGILNVSFIQDVQLTSSAFNAKYDNALASTIVIKQRNGNPDKLSGNFRLSGTEFAAMLEGPLGKKTTFMASARRSYLQFLFKLLDLPIRPDYYDFQYKVNHKINNKTELTFIGIGAIDNFKLAVPKESDANTEYINRANPLIKQWNYTVGATLKRLVNNGFFTIALSRNMFFNGADRYENNASKSGNKLFSLGSHETENKLRFDMNNYKNGWKYSYGVDAQYVKYDADIFNTIKEEVKDNNGNIISPAISFSSKSAIEFFKFGLYGQVAKYFFDDKFLVSGGIRTDINTYTKSGLNPLRTISPRASFSYIINNQWNVSASVGSYYKLPVYTILGYKDANGILVNKDLKYTNAIHYTIGTEFVPKNDLRFTFEAFYKDYRNYPVSLTNGISYANIGTDYSAVGSDQYAPTGRGRVYGIEVYVQQKLVKNLFYVASATLYKSEFSGVDNKFSPSTWDYGFIVSATFGYKFKKNWDIGLKYRIAGGQPYTPFDRNASTAMYLTTGTGTYDYTQLNNKRLPIFNQLDLRVDKKFNFKKVSLNLFVDFQNILFYKTPYLPKFTFERNDDNTGFKTTDGQTIKADGSNGIPLILQQRKATIVPSIGFIFEF, from the coding sequence ATGAAAAATCTTTCTTTATCGCTTTTGATAACTTTGCTTACAAGCACTTTATATGCTCAAAATATGGGGACTATAAACGGTGTTGTAAAAGATAAAAACACACAAGAAGAGTTGATTGGTGTGGTGCTTCGATTTACTGGAAAAGACACAATTAATACTATTACAAATGAAAATGGTAGTTTCTCCATTCAATTGCCTGTTGGAAAATATAATTTAGAAACTTCTTATATTGGGTATTCGCCATCCACGATTTACAATATCAATTTGAGCTCTGGAAATGCACAGGTTTTGCAAATAGAATTAGACGAAAAAAGTCAGGAATTACAAGAGGTAGTCATCAATGCAGGAAAAACAGTTCGAGCAACGGATATGATAACGCCACTTGCTACCCAACGATTAACTGCTGAAGAAATAAAAGTTAATCCTGGTGGAAATTTTGATGTTTCAAAAGTAATTCAAGTATTGCCAGGAGTGGCAGGCGGAACAACACCTAACCGTAACGATATTATTGTTCGTGGTGGTGGCCCGAGTGAGAATGTTTATTATTTGGACGGCATTGAAATTCCTGTTTTAAACCATTTTCAAACGCAAGGAGCGAGTGGCGGAGCAACTGGAATTTTAAATGTTTCGTTCATTCAAGATGTACAATTGACTTCATCTGCTTTTAATGCGAAATACGACAATGCTTTAGCTTCTACAATTGTCATCAAACAAAGAAATGGAAATCCCGATAAATTAAGTGGAAATTTTCGTTTGTCAGGAACTGAATTTGCTGCAATGTTGGAAGGTCCTTTGGGAAAGAAAACTACCTTTATGGCTTCGGCTAGACGCTCGTATCTGCAATTTTTATTCAAGCTATTAGACCTGCCTATCCGACCTGATTATTATGATTTTCAATACAAGGTAAACCATAAAATCAACAACAAAACAGAATTGACTTTTATTGGAATTGGAGCAATTGATAATTTTAAATTGGCAGTTCCAAAAGAAAGTGATGCCAATACAGAATACATCAATCGAGCAAATCCTTTGATTAAACAGTGGAACTATACCGTAGGTGCTACCTTAAAAAGATTGGTGAACAATGGGTTTTTCACGATTGCTTTAAGTAGGAATATGTTTTTTAATGGTGCAGACCGTTATGAAAACAATGCTTCAAAAAGTGGAAACAAACTGTTTAGTTTAGGAAGCCACGAAACAGAAAACAAGCTTCGTTTTGATATGAACAACTACAAAAATGGCTGGAAATACAGTTATGGCGTGGATGCTCAATATGTAAAATACGATGCCGACATTTTCAATACCATTAAAGAAGAAGTAAAAGATAACAATGGAAATATTATCAGCCCTGCGATTAGTTTTTCGAGTAAGTCAGCCATAGAATTTTTCAAATTTGGACTTTATGGACAAGTAGCAAAATACTTTTTTGATGATAAATTTTTAGTGTCAGGAGGTATTCGAACAGACATCAATACCTATACAAAAAGTGGATTAAACCCTTTGAGAACTATTTCGCCAAGAGCTTCTTTTTCCTATATCATCAACAATCAATGGAATGTTTCAGCATCTGTTGGAAGTTATTATAAATTACCAGTTTACACCATATTGGGATATAAAGATGCCAACGGAATACTTGTCAATAAGGATTTAAAATATACCAATGCCATTCATTACACCATAGGAACAGAGTTTGTGCCTAAAAACGATTTGCGTTTTACTTTTGAAGCGTTTTACAAAGATTACAGAAATTATCCTGTTTCATTAACCAACGGAATTTCTTATGCAAATATCGGCACAGATTATTCAGCGGTTGGAAGTGATCAATACGCACCAACTGGACGAGGAAGGGTTTACGGAATAGAAGTTTATGTTCAACAAAAGTTGGTGAAAAATTTATTCTATGTGGCTAGTGCAACACTTTATAAGTCTGAATTTTCAGGTGTAGATAATAAATTCAGTCCTTCCACTTGGGATTATGGTTTCATTGTTTCCGCTACATTTGGATATAAATTCAAAAAGAACTGGGACATCGGTTTGAAATACCGAATTGCAGGCGGACAACCTTACACGCCTTTTGACAGGAACGCTTCAACGGCAATGTATTTAACAACAGGAACAGGTACTTATGATTATACACAGCTCAACAACAAACGACTTCCCATTTTCAACCAATTGGATTTGAGAGTAGATAAAAAATTCAACTTCAAAAAAGTAAGTTTAAATTTATTTGTCGATTTCCAAAATATTCTGTTTTATAAAACACCCTATCTTCCAAAATTCACGTTTGAAAGAAACGATGACAACACTGGCTTTAAAACAACAGACGGACAAACCATTAAAGCAGACGGAAGTAACGGTATTCCTTTAATTCTTCAACAAAGAAAAGCGACAATTGTACCGTCTATTGGATTTATATTTGAGTTTTAA
- a CDS encoding FMN-binding negative transcriptional regulator codes for MYNFSYFKEKDKQAILEFLEEYPFAFMTGSFNSGKQVATQIPMLLEERNGELFMHGHIMRNTDHHKAFAENPNALLVFTGPSCYVSASWYSNPQIGSTWNYMSVHIAGQVNFMSNDELVAFMRKLTLKFEKGNLQSQTFYDNLPDNFLSKMMPAIVGFEIKADNIDNVFKLSQNRDEKSYMSIISKLEDQGGGGALIAAEMRKRKSELFPPGVEWDGSKFDS; via the coding sequence ATGTATAATTTTTCATACTTTAAAGAGAAGGATAAACAAGCAATTTTGGAATTTTTAGAAGAATATCCATTTGCTTTTATGACAGGTAGCTTCAATTCAGGCAAACAGGTAGCAACCCAAATACCAATGTTGCTTGAAGAAAGAAATGGAGAACTATTTATGCATGGACACATAATGCGAAACACAGACCATCATAAAGCATTTGCTGAAAACCCAAATGCCTTGCTGGTCTTTACTGGACCAAGTTGCTATGTAAGTGCTTCTTGGTACAGCAACCCTCAAATTGGTTCAACCTGGAACTATATGAGTGTGCATATTGCAGGACAAGTAAACTTTATGTCAAATGACGAATTAGTGGCGTTTATGCGTAAACTGACTTTGAAATTTGAAAAAGGCAACTTACAATCGCAAACTTTCTACGACAATCTGCCGGACAATTTTTTGAGCAAGATGATGCCTGCAATCGTTGGATTTGAGATTAAGGCAGATAATATTGACAATGTGTTTAAGCTAAGTCAAAATAGAGATGAAAAGAGTTATATGAGTATCATTTCAAAACTTGAAGATCAAGGCGGTGGTGGTGCTTTAATTGCAGCAGAAATGAGAAAAAGAAAATCGGAGTTATTTCCGCCCGGAGTTGAGTGGGACGGTTCAAAATTTGACTCGTGA
- a CDS encoding transposase — protein sequence MPLAHLIRDYNFDRFDYNNLTDTYNCPQGETLRTNGNNYLKTKENSTYYVKHYKTTKCQHCPVKLLCTKNAKGRLIERSEYQQYVDINKKKHRKKK from the coding sequence TTGCCGCTTGCGCACCTAATCCGGGATTACAATTTTGACCGCTTTGACTACAACAATCTTACCGATACCTACAACTGTCCGCAGGGAGAAACACTCCGTACAAACGGCAATAACTACCTCAAAACCAAAGAGAACTCGACCTATTATGTTAAACATTATAAAACCACTAAATGTCAGCATTGTCCCGTCAAATTGTTATGCACCAAAAATGCAAAAGGCAGACTCATAGAGCGGAGCGAGTACCAACAATATGTAGATATTAACAAAAAAAAACATAGAAAAAAAAAATAA
- a CDS encoding transposase — protein sequence MEYIKGIPREQAVLFTDCLDNIIASDNEVRLIDMFVESIEMEKFGFASKLNAEGRPAYNPKDLLKLFIYGYLNCIRSSRVLEKECRRNTE from the coding sequence ATGGAATATATTAAAGGAATACCAAGAGAACAAGCCGTTTTATTTACCGATTGCTTAGACAATATTATCGCTTCGGACAATGAAGTTCGGTTAATTGATATGTTTGTTGAAAGTATTGAGATGGAAAAATTTGGTTTTGCCAGCAAACTAAATGCTGAAGGTCGGCCAGCATACAACCCGAAAGATTTGCTCAAATTGTTTATTTACGGGTATTTAAACTGCATTCGTTCTTCGAGAGTGTTAGAAAAAGAGTGCAGGCGCAATACCGAGTGA
- a CDS encoding transposase, protein MQPERFAQIVYLRVFKLHSFFESVRKRVQAQYRVMWLLQQLAPDHNTIANFRKDNQKAIREVFRHTVRIAKQFQLIGGKLIAGDSTKLRAQNSKKNNFNEKKIAQHLAYIDKKLDEYNAELAAADEDNKQTIQAEIDKQTQRKQNYQVLQQQLEDTGEKQISTTDPDSRQLITRNNITEVGYNVQTTVDDKHKLIIDYKLTNTNDSKAYGRDAAKRANNIANNGFYRPLRQRISHRSEIKTAVEMG, encoded by the coding sequence ATACAACCCGAAAGATTTGCTCAAATTGTTTATTTACGGGTATTTAAACTGCATTCGTTCTTCGAGAGTGTTAGAAAAAGAGTGCAGGCGCAATACCGAGTGATGTGGCTGTTGCAACAATTAGCACCCGACCACAATACCATAGCCAATTTCCGGAAAGATAATCAAAAAGCCATCCGGGAAGTATTTCGGCACACCGTGCGCATAGCAAAACAATTTCAATTAATAGGGGGCAAACTCATTGCCGGCGACTCGACCAAACTTCGGGCTCAAAACAGCAAGAAAAACAATTTTAATGAAAAGAAAATAGCACAACATCTTGCCTATATTGACAAAAAGTTAGACGAGTACAACGCCGAACTTGCCGCAGCCGATGAAGATAACAAACAAACTATACAAGCAGAAATTGACAAGCAAACACAACGAAAACAAAACTACCAAGTCCTTCAGCAACAACTTGAGGATACGGGCGAAAAACAAATTTCTACCACCGACCCCGACAGCCGCCAACTCATTACCCGCAACAATATTACCGAAGTAGGGTACAACGTGCAAACCACCGTAGATGATAAACACAAACTCATTATTGATTACAAACTTACCAATACCAACGACAGCAAAGCCTATGGGCGAGATGCTGCAAAGCGCGCAAACAATATTGCAAACAACGGGTTTTACCGCCCTTTACGACAAAGGATATCACACCGAAGTGAAATAAAAACGGCAGTCGAAATGGGGTAG
- a CDS encoding transposase, producing MYKLRQQIVEHPYGTIKRQWGYSYIITKRGIERAAADVGLIMTAYNLRRLFNILPRELFKTWLKTLFFVFRLL from the coding sequence TTGTATAAGCTTCGGCAGCAAATAGTAGAACACCCCTACGGCACAATTAAACGGCAATGGGGTTACTCCTACATCATCACCAAGCGGGGCATTGAGCGCGCCGCCGCCGATGTGGGGCTTATAATGACTGCCTATAATTTGCGCCGATTATTCAATATTTTGCCTCGTGAGCTGTTCAAAACGTGGTTAAAAACCCTGTTTTTTGTTTTTCGTCTTTTATAG
- a CDS encoding IS110 family transposase: MEKQKLAMDIINPHCAGIDIGSRSHFVAVGQDLEDVKEFGVYADDLTDICVHLKEHDVTSVAMESTGNYWQNLYVELIKHGFDVTLANGKFTKNIKGKKTDVKDARWIQKLPSIGLLTSSFLPDETTEKLRTYCRQRQNMLTLAAEASHKMQKYLKILNFRLDVVVNDICGLTGMAIITDICKGNLDPEKLSGHRHGNCRKSKEEISKALKGNNREDYLFGLKQELESYQFYQKKIAECDKQIGAFLKQQINTYPEKKKLKTTDKTHKRINKNAIKGIDLNQASFQYFGGVDLMNIEGMSHATVLSIISEIGPDGFHKFETAKHFTSWLRLAPNNKVSGGKLLSSKTPKGSNRLKIALRNAANAIGNLKDTHLSNFFNRVCYRKGRTVAVSATARKLAVILWNMVVKKLPYKPPTDYLFLDEKRKLKLVARVKKQIAKFALTNEDLGCVIT, from the coding sequence ATGGAAAAACAAAAATTAGCAATGGACATTATCAACCCGCATTGTGCAGGCATTGATATTGGCAGTCGCAGCCACTTTGTTGCGGTGGGACAAGACTTGGAAGATGTTAAAGAGTTTGGGGTGTACGCTGATGACCTGACCGACATTTGTGTGCATCTAAAAGAGCATGATGTTACTTCTGTGGCTATGGAAAGCACAGGAAATTATTGGCAAAACCTCTATGTAGAACTCATTAAACACGGTTTTGATGTAACCCTTGCCAATGGCAAATTCACTAAAAACATCAAGGGCAAAAAAACGGATGTGAAAGATGCCCGGTGGATACAAAAACTACCCAGTATAGGTTTATTGACAAGCAGTTTTTTACCCGATGAAACCACCGAAAAGTTACGCACCTATTGCCGGCAAAGACAAAATATGCTCACGCTTGCTGCAGAAGCATCGCACAAAATGCAGAAATATCTTAAAATACTCAACTTTCGCTTGGATGTAGTAGTCAATGATATTTGCGGATTGACTGGTATGGCAATCATCACCGATATCTGCAAAGGAAATCTCGACCCTGAAAAACTTTCCGGACACCGACACGGTAACTGCAGAAAATCCAAAGAAGAGATATCCAAAGCCTTGAAAGGAAACAATCGTGAAGATTACCTGTTCGGGTTGAAGCAAGAATTAGAATCATACCAATTCTATCAAAAGAAAATTGCTGAATGCGATAAACAAATTGGAGCCTTTCTCAAACAGCAAATCAATACATATCCTGAAAAAAAGAAACTCAAAACAACCGACAAAACGCATAAGAGAATAAACAAAAATGCAATCAAAGGAATTGACCTCAATCAGGCTTCTTTTCAATACTTTGGTGGGGTTGATTTAATGAACATTGAGGGAATGAGTCACGCCACAGTGTTAAGCATTATCAGCGAAATTGGACCTGACGGCTTTCATAAGTTTGAAACTGCAAAACATTTTACAAGCTGGCTGCGACTTGCTCCGAACAACAAAGTAAGCGGAGGTAAATTACTCAGTTCAAAAACACCCAAGGGAAGCAACAGATTGAAAATTGCACTTCGCAATGCAGCCAATGCAATTGGAAATTTAAAAGACACCCATTTGTCTAACTTCTTCAACCGTGTATGTTACCGCAAAGGCAGAACCGTAGCCGTGAGTGCTACTGCCAGAAAACTTGCTGTAATACTTTGGAATATGGTCGTAAAAAAACTTCCTTACAAACCACCTACAGATTACCTGTTCCTTGATGAAAAAAGAAAACTAAAATTAGTAGCAAGAGTCAAAAAACAAATCGCTAAATTTGCCCTGACTAATGAGGACTTAGGATGCGTAATAACTTGA